A window of the Salvelinus alpinus chromosome 3, SLU_Salpinus.1, whole genome shotgun sequence genome harbors these coding sequences:
- the LOC139570223 gene encoding transmembrane protein 106B-like isoform X2 → MVTVGYPSAPKEGTEAIVPQEQEPEKRKFRSHSQLYGAVGDSIGNLGDNCPTCRGIGRIPRKHDQLVAVISCSDKRLRPSRTKLYVCISVVLCLLICFLILFFLFPRSISLSPVTVQSVMVFFTPDKVEMQVTNVFNFTNDNFAEMKVLDFDMQVLIDETVMGRIKISNMTSVKSRSEKLYTVVIPIIIEDPGLNNYCKSTSIRIHTLFLLLQMTMNVSYLAHSEQLSKDTFEYIDCGANTTIPHSIGQMILEQ, encoded by the exons ATGGTCACTGTTGGATACCCCAGTGCCCCCAAGGAGGGCACAGAGGCCATCGTGCCTCAGGAACAAGAACCAGAGAAGAGAAAATTTCGGTCCCACTCCCAACTATATGGAGCCGTCGGGGACAGCATAGGCAATCTAGGAGATAACTGCCCGACTTGTCGGGGAATAGGGCGTATTCCAAGAA AACATGATCAGCTAGTGGCAGTCATCTCATGTTCAGACAAAAGACTGAGGCCCAGCCGcac GAAACTCTACGTGTGTATCTCGGTGGTGCTGTGTCTCCTGATCTGCTTTCtgatcctcttcttcctcttcccacGGAGTATCTCACTATCCCCTGTCACCGTCCAATCAGTGATGGTCTTCTTCACCCCAGACAAAGTTGAAATGCAAGTCACT AATGTTTTCAACTTCACCAATGACAATTTTGCGGAGATGAAAGTCTTGGACTTTGATATGCAAGTGCTGATCGATGAAACAGTGATGGGCAGAATCAAGATATCTAATATGACCTCGGTCAAATCACGTTCAGAGAAATTG TATACTGTTGTCATACCCATTATAATTGAGGACCCAGGCCTAAA TAATTACTGCAAGTCAACCTCCATAAGGATTCACACCTTGTTCTTACTTTTGCA AATGACAATGAATGTGTCCTACCTGGCTCACTCGGAGCAGCTGTCCAAAGACACCTTTGAGTACATTGACTGTGGAGCCAACACCACCATTCCCCACTCTATCGGGCAAATGATTTTGGAACAATGA
- the LOC139570223 gene encoding transmembrane protein 106B-like isoform X1: protein MFGYRTVFQTMVTVGYPSAPKEGTEAIVPQEQEPEKRKFRSHSQLYGAVGDSIGNLGDNCPTCRGIGRIPRKHDQLVAVISCSDKRLRPSRTKLYVCISVVLCLLICFLILFFLFPRSISLSPVTVQSVMVFFTPDKVEMQVTNVFNFTNDNFAEMKVLDFDMQVLIDETVMGRIKISNMTSVKSRSEKLYTVVIPIIIEDPGLNNYCKSTSIRIHTLFLLLQMTMNVSYLAHSEQLSKDTFEYIDCGANTTIPHSIGQMILEQ from the exons ATGTTTGGCT ATAGGACGGTGTTTCAGACCATGGTCACTGTTGGATACCCCAGTGCCCCCAAGGAGGGCACAGAGGCCATCGTGCCTCAGGAACAAGAACCAGAGAAGAGAAAATTTCGGTCCCACTCCCAACTATATGGAGCCGTCGGGGACAGCATAGGCAATCTAGGAGATAACTGCCCGACTTGTCGGGGAATAGGGCGTATTCCAAGAA AACATGATCAGCTAGTGGCAGTCATCTCATGTTCAGACAAAAGACTGAGGCCCAGCCGcac GAAACTCTACGTGTGTATCTCGGTGGTGCTGTGTCTCCTGATCTGCTTTCtgatcctcttcttcctcttcccacGGAGTATCTCACTATCCCCTGTCACCGTCCAATCAGTGATGGTCTTCTTCACCCCAGACAAAGTTGAAATGCAAGTCACT AATGTTTTCAACTTCACCAATGACAATTTTGCGGAGATGAAAGTCTTGGACTTTGATATGCAAGTGCTGATCGATGAAACAGTGATGGGCAGAATCAAGATATCTAATATGACCTCGGTCAAATCACGTTCAGAGAAATTG TATACTGTTGTCATACCCATTATAATTGAGGACCCAGGCCTAAA TAATTACTGCAAGTCAACCTCCATAAGGATTCACACCTTGTTCTTACTTTTGCA AATGACAATGAATGTGTCCTACCTGGCTCACTCGGAGCAGCTGTCCAAAGACACCTTTGAGTACATTGACTGTGGAGCCAACACCACCATTCCCCACTCTATCGGGCAAATGATTTTGGAACAATGA
- the LOC139570224 gene encoding ADP-ribosylation factor-like protein 4D — protein MGNQLTEIAPNTPFLQNFQSLHVVVIGLDAAGKTSLLYRLKLREFVKTIPTKGFNTEKIKVAVGSSRAITFQVWDVGGQEKLRPLWKSYTRRTDGMVFVVDSTETERMEEAKVELHKITRTSENQGVPVLVLANKQDLASALSVNEVEKALAVHELNASTLHHVQSCSAVDGQGLQPGLEKLYEMILMRKKMVKHNKHRKR, from the coding sequence ATGGGGAACCAGCTGACCGAGatagcccccaacacccctttccTGCAAAACTTCCAGTCCTTGCACGTTGTGGTGATCGGCCTGGATGCGGCTGGCAAAACCTCTCTGCTCTACAGACTGAAACTCAGGGAGTTTGTCAAGACCATCCCGACCAAGGGCTTTAACACGGAGAAGATCAAAGTAGCGGTGGGCAGCTCGCGTGCCATCACCTTCCAGGTCTGGGACGTAGGAGGCCAGGAGAAGCTACGGCCCCTCTGGAAGTCGTACACGAGGCGGACCGACGGCATGGTGTTCGTGGTGGACTCCACCGAGACCGAACGTATGGAGGAGGCCAAGGTGGAGCTTCACAAGATCACCCGTACCTCGGAGAACCAGGGGGTGCCCGTCCTGGTGCTGGCCAACAAGCAGGACCTGGCCTCGGCTCTGTCTGTGAACGAGGTGGAGAAGGCCCTGGCTGTCCATGAACTGAATGCCTCCACACTGCACCACGTACAGAGCTGCAGCGCCGTGGATGGACAGGGCTTACAACCAGGCCTAGAGAAACTCTACGAGATGATCCTGATGAGGAAGAAGATGGTGAAACACAATAAACATAGAAAGAGATAA
- the LOC139570223 gene encoding transmembrane protein 106B-like isoform X3, with protein MFGYRTVFQTMVTVGYPSAPKEGTEAIVPQEQEPEKRKFRSHSQLYGAVGDSIGNLGDNCPTCRGIGRIPRKHDQLVAVISCSDKRLRPSRTKLYVCISVVLCLLICFLILFFLFPRSISLSPVTVQSVMVFFTPDKVEMQVTNVFNFTNDNFAEMKVLDFDMQVLIDETVMGRIKISNMTSVKSRSEKLNDNECVLPGSLGAAVQRHL; from the exons ATGTTTGGCT ATAGGACGGTGTTTCAGACCATGGTCACTGTTGGATACCCCAGTGCCCCCAAGGAGGGCACAGAGGCCATCGTGCCTCAGGAACAAGAACCAGAGAAGAGAAAATTTCGGTCCCACTCCCAACTATATGGAGCCGTCGGGGACAGCATAGGCAATCTAGGAGATAACTGCCCGACTTGTCGGGGAATAGGGCGTATTCCAAGAA AACATGATCAGCTAGTGGCAGTCATCTCATGTTCAGACAAAAGACTGAGGCCCAGCCGcac GAAACTCTACGTGTGTATCTCGGTGGTGCTGTGTCTCCTGATCTGCTTTCtgatcctcttcttcctcttcccacGGAGTATCTCACTATCCCCTGTCACCGTCCAATCAGTGATGGTCTTCTTCACCCCAGACAAAGTTGAAATGCAAGTCACT AATGTTTTCAACTTCACCAATGACAATTTTGCGGAGATGAAAGTCTTGGACTTTGATATGCAAGTGCTGATCGATGAAACAGTGATGGGCAGAATCAAGATATCTAATATGACCTCGGTCAAATCACGTTCAGAGAAATTG AATGACAATGAATGTGTCCTACCTGGCTCACTCGGAGCAGCTGTCCAAAGACACCTTTGA